The following coding sequences lie in one Seriola aureovittata isolate HTS-2021-v1 ecotype China chromosome 5, ASM2101889v1, whole genome shotgun sequence genomic window:
- the anxa1a gene encoding annexin A1a has product MSFIQAFLQQTVYLGMPDDSVLKNEGTVTAAPNFSPNGDAAVLDKAIKTKGVDENTIIEILVKRSNEQRQQIKEAYQQASGKPLESALKSALKGDLEDVVLALLKTPSQYDAQLLKLAMKGLGTDENTLIEILASRTNREILDIKKTYKEEYKKDLEDDIKSDTSGDFKTALLALCKASRTEGVSEQLIDSDARALYEAGEGRKGKDCSAFIEILTTRSAPHLRKVFDRYAKYSKVDVAQAIDLEMKGDIESCLTAVVKCAGSRSAFFAEKLYLAMKGKGTRKNILTRIMVSRSEIDMKRIKDEYKKNYGKALYQDILDDTKGDYEKILLALCGGEN; this is encoded by the exons ATGTCTTTCATCCAAGCCTTCTTGCAGCAGACCGTCTATCTGGGCATGCCCGATGACTCA GTCCTAAAGAACGAGGGAACAGTGACGGCGGCACCCAATTTCAGCCCCAACGGAGATGCAGCAGTCTTGGATAAGGCCATCAAGACAAAAG GTGTGGATGAGAACACCATCATTGAAATTCTGGTGAAAAGGAGCAACGAGCAGAGACAGCAGATCAAAGAGGCTTACCAGCAGGCCAGTGGCAAG CCTCTGGAATCAGCACTGAAGAGCGCTCTGAAGGGAGATCTGGAGGACGTGGTGCTGGCTCTGCTCAAAACACCTTCCCAGTATGATGCCCAGCTGCTGAAACTGGCTATGAAG GGTCTGGGCACAGACGAGAACACCCTGATTGAGATTTTGGCGTCCCGGACCAACAGAGAGATCCTGGATATAAAGAAAACCTACAAGGAGG AATACAAGAAGGACCTGGAGGACGACATCAAGTCTGACACCAGCGGAGACTTCAAGACTGCTCTCCTTGCACTCTGCAag GCCAGCAGGACTGAAGGAGTCTCTGAGCAGCTGATTGACAGTGATGCCAGGGCTCTGTACGAGGCCGGTGAGGGGAGGAAGGGCAAAGACTGCTCTGCCTTCATTGAAATCCTCACCACCAGGAGTGCCCCTCATCTTCGTAAAG TCTTTGACAGGTACGCAAAGTACAGCAAAGTGGACGTGGCCCAAGCTATCGACCTGGAGATGAAAGGAGATATTGAGAGTTGTCTCACTGCAGTAG TGAAGTGTGCTGGAAGTAGGTCCGCGTTCTTTGCCGAGAAGCTCTACTTGGCCATGAAG GGTAAAGGTACCCGCAAGAATATCCTGACCCGCATTATGGTGAGCCGCTCTGAAATCGACATGAAACGGATCAAGGATGAGTACAAGAAAAACTACGGCAAAGCGCTCTACCAGGATATTCTG GATGACACTAAAGGAGACTACGAGAAGATTCTGCTGGCTCTGTGTGGGGGTGAAAACTAA